Below is a genomic region from Rhodospirillum centenum SW.
TGCATCCAGATCGCCCGCGCGCAGCCGGTCGAGCAGCCGCTCGGTCAGATCCTCGCGCAGATAGAGGCGCAGGTCCGGGTAGTCGCGCCGCAGGCCGGGCAGGACGCCCGGCAGCAGGTAAGGGCCGATGGTGGGAATCACGCCCAGCCGGAGGGCGCCGCACAGCGGCCGGCCCGCGGCCCGCGCCATCTGCGACATATCGTCCACGGCCGCCAGGACGTCGCGCGCGCGCCGGACCGTATCCTTGCCGGCCGGCGTCAGCAGCACGCGGTGCTTCGTCCGCTCCACCAGCGCGGTCCCGAGAAGGGATTCGAGCTGCTGGATCTGGGCCGACAGGCTGGGCTGGCTGACATGGCAGGCGGCCGCGGCCCGGCCGAAATGCAGCGTGTCGGCCAGGGCGACCAGATAGCGGAGCTGGCGCAGCGTGATGGCGGTCATCGCTTCTTCCTATCACGGCCAACGGAAATTTCGATTGGCAATTCCGCAGCGCAACCGCCAAGTTTCGAACGGTTCTAAAAACACGCTGCTTTGCAGCACGCGGAGCCTCGTTTCCAGATCCCCCTCTTTTCCCGACCTGAAATTGGAGCGTGAGATCATGCTGACCGTTGGTGACAAGTTCCCCGCCTTCGACCTGAAGGCCGTCGTGTCCACCGACCCGAAGACCGCCTTCACCCAGATCAACAACGAGACCTACAAGGGCAAGTGGCTGGTGGTCTTCTTCTGGCCGAAGGACTTCACCTTCGTGTGCCCGACCGAGATCGCTGCCTTCGGCAAGCTGAGCGGCGAGTTCGCCGACCGCGACGCCCAGGTCCTCGGCGCCTCCACGGACAGCGAGTTCGTGCATCTGGCGTGGCGCCAGCACCACGCCGACCTGAAGGATCTGCCGATCCCGATGCTCGCCGACATCAAGCGCGAGCTTTCCGGTGAACTTGGCATCCTGCACAAGCTTGAAGGCGTCGCTTTGCGCGCTACGTATATTGTGGACCCGGAAGGCGTGATCCGCTTCGCCTCGGTCCACGACCTCTCGGTCGGCCGGAACGTCAACGAGGTTCTCCGTACTCTTGACGCTCTTCAGACCGATGAGCTTTGCCCCTGCAACTGGCAGAAGGGCGACGAGGTTCTCAAGGCGGCCTGAGCCTCCTGACAGGCCACCAGCAGGCGGGCGCCCATCGGCGCCCGCCTGCGAACCTCCGAAATTCCGTCTCCATCCGTCAAGCCTGCGGTCTTCCGGCGCCTCTTCCGGTGCGCGTCCAGCGAAGGGCCGGGGCCGACGGATCATCAATCAAGGGGAACTGACCCATGTCGATCGAAGCGCTGAAGGCGCGCCTGCCCGATTACGCCAAGGACCTCCGGCTGAATCTCGGTTCCGTGCTGACGACCTCGTCGCTGAAGCCGGGGCAGGTCTGGGGTGCTGCCATCGCCGCCGCCTATGCCGCGCGCAACGACGACGTGACCCGGGCCATCGTGGCCGAGGCCGCGCAGCACCTGGACGCCGCCGGTCTGACCGCCGCCAAGGCCGCCGGCGCCATCATGGGCATGAACAACGTCTATTACCGCACCGTCCACCTGTCCGGTAACGCCGACTTCAAGAAGATCCCGGCGCGGCTGCGCATGAACGTGATCGGCAACCCGGGCGTGGAAAAGGTGGATTTCGAGCTGTGGTCGCTCGCCGCCAGCGCCGTCAACGGCTGCGGCATGTGCATCGAGGCGCATGAGCGCGAGGTGATGCACAAGGGCATGTCCACGGAGAACATCCAGGATGCGGTCCGCATCGCCGCGGTGATCCACGCCGTGGCCACGGTGCTCGACGCCGAGGCGGCGCTGTCCGGTCAGGACGGCTCCACCGCCGTAGCGGCCTGAGCGGACGGGAGGCGGCGGGTTCCCCCTTGTTCCCCGCCTTTCGTCCTCGACAACTCCGGGCCCCGGACGCACCCCGCGTCCGGGGCTTTCCTTTGCCCTCACGGCGTCCGCCGGCTCAGGCGGACAGGCGGGTGATGTCCAGCACCGCCTGTTCCGAGGTCAGGCGCAGTTCGGGCAGGCCCGGCAGCATCTCCTGCCGCAGCCAGTCGATGCGCTGACCGGGCGAGCCCGGCACCTCACCGAAGCGCTGTTCCCAGGCGGTCAGCTTGGTCACCAGCCCGCAGAGCATGGCCCCGATGGCGCCCTGGTAGGCGGACAGCACCCGCTGGCCCTGCGCGCCCGTGAGCGGGGTCGGCTGCCGCCAGTAATGCTGGAGATGCCGCTCCAGGTGGCGAAGACAGTCGTCCAGCCGCAGGGTCAGTTCCGCCAGCGCCCCCTGCACCTCCTGCACCAGCCGCATGTTGGCCGGCGTGCCGGTGACGACGGCGATCGCGGTCAACGCCCCCAGCCAGGCGGAGAAGTCCCCCAGAAGGTTCCGCAGGCCGCGGTCACAGCTCTGGTAATAGGCCAGCGACAGGGCGGCGTCGGCGTAGCGGGTCAGCAGCTCGGGCAGCGCCTGCCGGTCGATCCGGAGCCGGCGGGCGATGGCATCCAGGTTGGCGCGGACCGCCGCGCGGTGAAGCTGGACCAGCCCGTCATCCAGCGGCACCCCGGCCGGAACCGTGGCGCCGAAGACCCCGTCGGTCAGGGCGCGGGTGTAGGGGCGCAGATGGCCCGCCAGCTCCCGCCGCTTGCGCGGCGACAGCCCCACCCCTTCCCCCCGGGGCGGCGCGACCCGGAGTTCGCGGAGCGCCGTGCAGAGATTGAAGACATCGAACGAGGCCATGCGGGAGACCGCCTGCAGGAGCTTGGCGTCGCGTTCCATGGCGTCGGCCGGACCTGCCATGGCGCCGACCGCTGCCGCGATCTCCCGCCGGCCGCTGCCCGCACCGCCGGAATCGAACACCTCCACCAGGCTTTCCAGGCGGGCGGTCTTGACCAGCCGGGCCCCGGCGAGGCCCGCCGTCTCCAGCGGCAGCATGGCAAGCGGCAACACGTTCAGCGCGTCACGCGCCGCCTCCTGTGCGGACGCGGAGGCCGCGACTCCGTCGGCACGGAGCACCGGCACATCGCCATGCGGACCAAGCACCACAGGCATCGACAGGAGGGCTCCGCCAGACAGGGATCAGAGGGTGGCCTATACACCACGCCAGAAAAAGTGGATTTAAATCTGCGCACACGCTCCCGACGGGCGCAGGGCGCCGCGTGGTGTTCCAGGTGGCAATCCCGGCATGTCATGCAAGCGCGACACGCTGTCCGCGTTCCGGCGCCTGGGGGCGTCCCCTCAGCCGACCAGCCAGTTCCAGCCGACCCCGCCCAGGGCCCAGACGCCCAGGGCGCCCAGCATGATCCCGGTTCCCCGGTTGATCCAGAGCACCGAACGGCGGGTGATGCGGTGGCGCACCAGAGTGACGCCCCCGCACAGGATGAACCACCAGATGCCCGATCCGACGAAGATGCCGGCCACCAGCGTGACCGCCTGATAGGTCTCCAGCCCGCCGCTGAATCCCACGACCAGGGCCGTGATGCCCAGGATGGTGACGGGATTGCCCATGGTCAGGGCCAGACCGCTGCCCGTCGCCCCCAGCAGATTCCGCGCCTCCGGCTCCTGCGCCGGGGGGCGCGGCTCACGCAGGAAGCTGTGCAATGCCACCCCCAGCAGGAACAGCCCGCCGAACACCCGCAGCTCGCCCTCGTGCCCGATCACCAGCTCCAGGATGGCGTTGACGCCGAAGGCGGCGATGGCGCTGAACAGGGCGTCCGCGATGGCAGCCCCCATGCCCGTGGCGATACCGACGGCGATGCCGCGTTCCAGCGTCCGCCGGATGCAGAGCAGTCCGATGGGGCCGACCGGGGCGGCGATGGCGATGCCGAGTATGATGCCCCGGAGGAAGACACCGATCTCTGCAAGCAAAAGGTGAACTCCGTCTGGCCTGGACCTGATGCCGACTATGCCCTACCGGCCGTTGCGGCAGAATGGCGGACTGGGGGCGCGGCGATATAGAATTACGCGCATGGACGCTCCGTCATCCCCACCCGGACACTCTGTCGCCGGCTCCCGCCCTCTGGACGCCACGGGATGGCGAATCCTGCAGGAGCTGCAACGGGATGCCCGTCTGCCCTTCGCCGAACTGGGCCGCCGCGTCGGGCTGACCGCACCGGCCGTCGCGGAACGGGTACGACGGATGGAACTGGCCGGGCTGATACAGGGCTACCGGGCGGAGGTCAACCGCGCCGCCCTGGGGGCTGCCCTGACGGCCTTCGTCCGCATCCGGGCCTTTCCCGGGCGTGACGGCGCGATCGAGTCGTTCGCCGCGACCCGCGGCGAGGTGCTGGAATGCCATGAGGTGACGGGAGAGGACAGCTACCTGCTGAAGATCGCAGCCGGCAGCGTCCGCCAGCTCGACCGCGTGGTGACCGACCTCGCGCCCTTCGGCACGACCCATTCCCTGCTGGTGCTCAGCACCAAGGTGGCCGGCAAGCCTGTGTCCGGCGGCTGAACCGCTCCGGAGAGAACAACCCCGGCGATCTCATTTTCGGATGAATGCGCGCACAGCGGGTTGACTCTTTTCCGCGCACTGAAAGATAGTCACCTCCACCATCACTGGCGATGGTCATAGAACAACCGGTCGGGCGGCCTGGATGCCGTCACGCTCCGGAACGGAGGAACCCATGAACACCTGGAACCCCATGAGCCCCTGGAAGAGCGTTGCGAGCGGCCTCGCCCTTCTCTCCCTCACGGCCCTGCCCGCCGTGGCTGCGGAACAGTCGGGCACCAGCACGGTGAAGCTCACGAACCTCTACGGCGTGGAACAGACCGGCAGCCGCAACCCCGGTGCGGACGCTGCCTGCAAGAAGGCGTTCGGCAGCTTCGTCGGCAGCAGCATGACGACGACCTGGAAGGTCGATCCCAGCTCGATGATGATGTCGGCGGAAGCCACCTACGAAGGCGCGCAGGTGCGGATGTTCCCGCTGGGCATCGCCGGCACCTACAATTTCATGTCCGACGGGGTGCCGGAGTCGCTGGCCGCCAAGAAGATCAACCGGCTGATCTTCGCGCTGGACACCAGCTTCCAGAATCCCGCCGGCACCGTGCTGTTCCTGATGGACGAGAAGGACAACTGCGTGCTGTCGAGCCAGCCCGCCTCCTGACGCGGGCCTGACGGCACGGATGGCGCCCCGGCCCCGGGCGCCGTCCGTGCCGGTTTCCCTGGCCGCCCTCGCCGGCCGGCCCGTTCAGCCGACCACCAGATCGTCGCGGTGGATCACCTCGTCCCGGCCACGGTAGCCGAGCAGCGCCTCGATCTCTGCCGAGCGGCGCCCGGCCAGCCGGCGGGCATCCTCGGCCGAATAGGCGGACAGGCCGCGCCCGACCTCGCGCCCGTCCGGTCCCAGCACCTGGACCAGATCGCCGCGCTCGAACTCCCCCTCCACCGCCCGCACGCCGGCCGGCAGCAGGCTGCCGCCGCGGGCCAGCGCCGCCACCGCACCGGCATCCACGGTGAGCCGGCCATGCGGCTTCAGCGCCCCGGCGATCCAGCGTTTGCGCGCCGTCAGCGGCTCCGCCTGCGGCAGGAACCAGGTGGCCGGCGCCCCGCCCGCAGCGGGCGGTTCCAGCAGGGCGGCCAGCGGGTTCAGGCGCTTGCCCTTGGCGATGGCCATGCGGCAGCCGGCCGCCATGGCGATCCGGGCCGCCGCGATCTTCGTCACCATGCCGCCCGAGCTGTAGCCCGGCGGCGGTTCACCGGCCATGGCGGTGATCTCCGGCGTCACCTCTGTCACCACCGGGATGTGGCGGGCGTCGGGGTCCTTGCGCGGGTCGGCGGTGTAGAGCCCGTCGATGTCGGACAGCAGCACCAGCGTGTCGGCGCTGATCATCTGGGCCACGCGGGCGGCCAGCCGGTCGTTGTCGCCGAAGCGGATCTCCGCCGTGGCGACCGTGTCGTTCTCGTTGATGACGGGGACGGCGCCGAGCTTCAGCAGCGCCTCGATGGTGGCGCGGCCGTTCAGGTGGCGCCGCCGCATCTCCGTGTCATCGAGTGTCAGCAGCACCTGCGCCACGGTGATGCCGTGGCGCGCCAGCGTCTCCTGGTAGACGGCGGCAAGGCGGATCTGCCCCGTGGCGGCGGCCGCCTGCTTCTCCTCCAGCCGCAGCGGACGGCCGACCAGGCCGAGATGCTCCCGGCCCACGGCGATGGCGCCGGAGGTGACGACCACCACCTCCACCCCGCGGGCGCGCAGGACGGCGATGTCGTCGGCCACGCTGTCCAGCCAGTCGCGGCGGATATTGTGGTCGTCCACCAGCAGGGCCGAGCCGATCTTGACGATCAGCCGCCGCGCCCCGGCCAGGGGAGCGTCGGTGGAGACGGCGGGAGACTCGGCGGGAGCGGACATGGCGGCACGCGGGCAGGCTGGGGAGCCTCCGTTATCGGCGCGGAGTTCCCCGCCGGTCAATGCCGGCGATCGGGGGCCGTGCCGCCGCCGGCCCTATTCCTCGATCGGCGCGTAGCGGATGCGGCGCTCGATCTCCTCCGCCGCCTCGGCCTCGGCGCCGCGCGCCTCGCGGATGTGCCGCAGCAGCTCGAACAGCATCTCCTGCACGCCCTGGCCGGTGGCGCCCGACAGCAGCATCACCGGCTTCTTCGCCGAGCGGCGCAGCTTGGTGCGCTTGAACTCCAGCTCCTCCGGCGTCAGCGCGTCGATCTTGTTCAGGGCCACGATCTCCGGCTTCTCGGCAAGGCCGCCGCCGTAGAGCCGCAGTTCCCGCCGGATGGTGCGGTAGGCGAGCTGGACATCCTCCTGCGTGCCGTCCACCAGATGCAGCAGCACGCGGGTGCGCTCGACATGACCCAGGAAGCGGGTGCCGATGCCGCGTCCCTCGTGCGCGCCCTCGATCAGGCCGGGGATGTCGGCCAGGACGAACTCCTCCTCCCCCGCCTGCACGACGCCCAGGTTCGGGGTCAGCGTGGTGAAGGGGTAGTCGGCGATCTTCGGCCGGGCGCGGCTGACAGCGGCAAGGAACGTGCTCTTGCCGGCGTTGGGCAGGCCG
It encodes:
- a CDS encoding peroxiredoxin: MLTVGDKFPAFDLKAVVSTDPKTAFTQINNETYKGKWLVVFFWPKDFTFVCPTEIAAFGKLSGEFADRDAQVLGASTDSEFVHLAWRQHHADLKDLPIPMLADIKRELSGELGILHKLEGVALRATYIVDPEGVIRFASVHDLSVGRNVNEVLRTLDALQTDELCPCNWQKGDEVLKAA
- a CDS encoding carboxymuconolactone decarboxylase family protein, whose product is MSIEALKARLPDYAKDLRLNLGSVLTTSSLKPGQVWGAAIAAAYAARNDDVTRAIVAEAAQHLDAAGLTAAKAAGAIMGMNNVYYRTVHLSGNADFKKIPARLRMNVIGNPGVEKVDFELWSLAASAVNGCGMCIEAHEREVMHKGMSTENIQDAVRIAAVIHAVATVLDAEAALSGQDGSTAVAA
- a CDS encoding LysE/ArgO family amino acid transporter; the encoded protein is MLAEIGVFLRGIILGIAIAAPVGPIGLLCIRRTLERGIAVGIATGMGAAIADALFSAIAAFGVNAILELVIGHEGELRVFGGLFLLGVALHSFLREPRPPAQEPEARNLLGATGSGLALTMGNPVTILGITALVVGFSGGLETYQAVTLVAGIFVGSGIWWFILCGGVTLVRHRITRRSVLWINRGTGIMLGALGVWALGGVGWNWLVG
- a CDS encoding Lrp/AsnC family transcriptional regulator — translated: MDAPSSPPGHSVAGSRPLDATGWRILQELQRDARLPFAELGRRVGLTAPAVAERVRRMELAGLIQGYRAEVNRAALGAALTAFVRIRAFPGRDGAIESFAATRGEVLECHEVTGEDSYLLKIAAGSVRQLDRVVTDLAPFGTTHSLLVLSTKVAGKPVSGG
- the proB gene encoding glutamate 5-kinase, with amino-acid sequence MSAPAESPAVSTDAPLAGARRLIVKIGSALLVDDHNIRRDWLDSVADDIAVLRARGVEVVVVTSGAIAVGREHLGLVGRPLRLEEKQAAAATGQIRLAAVYQETLARHGITVAQVLLTLDDTEMRRRHLNGRATIEALLKLGAVPVINENDTVATAEIRFGDNDRLAARVAQMISADTLVLLSDIDGLYTADPRKDPDARHIPVVTEVTPEITAMAGEPPPGYSSGGMVTKIAAARIAMAAGCRMAIAKGKRLNPLAALLEPPAAGGAPATWFLPQAEPLTARKRWIAGALKPHGRLTVDAGAVAALARGGSLLPAGVRAVEGEFERGDLVQVLGPDGREVGRGLSAYSAEDARRLAGRRSAEIEALLGYRGRDEVIHRDDLVVG
- the obgE gene encoding GTPase ObgE — protein: MKFLDQCKIYLKSGDGGPGAVAFRREKFIEFGGPDGGNGGRGGDVIIEAVDGLNTLIDYRYQQHFKAKRGGHGMGRSRSGAKGEDAVLRVPVGTQVLDDDQETVLADMTEVGQRIVLLKGGDGGFGNEHYKSSTNRAPRQFTPGWPGEERWVWLRLKLIADAGLVGLPNAGKSTFLAAVSRARPKIADYPFTTLTPNLGVVQAGEEEFVLADIPGLIEGAHEGRGIGTRFLGHVERTRVLLHLVDGTQEDVQLAYRTIRRELRLYGGGLAEKPEIVALNKIDALTPEELEFKRTKLRRSAKKPVMLLSGATGQGVQEMLFELLRHIREARGAEAEAAEEIERRIRYAPIEE